One region of Acropora muricata isolate sample 2 chromosome 13, ASM3666990v1, whole genome shotgun sequence genomic DNA includes:
- the LOC136895582 gene encoding probable imidazolonepropionase, with product MYKLRIRHARQVVLVCNNRERILIGKSMRKLAIVEAGQEGGVSVVVNNAGKIECIDQDEIINQNYKNCSYEEEINATGMCVLPGLIDGHTHPVWVGDRVHEFAMKLAGATYMDVHNAGGGIGYTVEHVRRASEEELYSSLRERLLRMLRTGTTLVEAKSGYGLDTESEMKMLRVIERAKKDLPIEISSTFCGAHSVPKGSTAEEATNDVINCQIPKLQELIQSQEIRVDNIDVFCEKGVFGLDDSRKILEAGKAIGLAVNFHGDELHPMKAAELGAEVGARAISHLEEVSEDGIQGMAKASVIAVLLPTTAYILRLKCPPARKMIESGVPVALGSDFNPNAFCLSMPLTMHLACVNLRMTMEESLVAATLNAAASLGRSHTHGSLERGKMADMLVINAPRWEHLVYQLGGHDELIMFVIKKGSLVYKRP from the exons ATGTACAAACTTCGAATTCGACATGCAAGGCAAGTTGTGTTAGTTTGCAATAATCGAGAGAGAATTTTAATCGGAAAATCAATGAGAAAGCTGGCCATCGTCGAAGCAGGGCAAGAAGGAGGTGTGTCAGTTGTTGTCAATAACGCGGGAAAAATCGAATGCATCGATCAGGACGaaataataaatcaaaattacaaaaattgttCATATGAGGAGGAAATAAATGCGACAGGAATGTGTGTTTTACCAG GTCTCATAGATGGGCATACACACCCTGTGTGGGTAGGTGACAGGGTCCatgaatttgccatgaag CTTGCAGGAGCAACATACATGGATGTGCACAATGCAGGCGGGGGGATAGGATATACTGTTGAGCATGTACGCAGGGCTTCTGAAGAGGAACTTTATTCTTCCCTTAGAGAAAGACTCCTCAGAATGTTGCGAACAGGGACTACTTTAGTAGAAGCCAAAAGTGGATATGGCTTGGACACAGAATCAGAAATGAAAATGCTGAGAGTGATTGAAAGAGCCAAGAAAGATCTGCCGATTGAAATATCCAGTACCTTCTGTGGAGCCCATTCAGTGCCAAA GGGAAGTACTGCAGAAGAAGCCACTAATGACGTTATCAACTGTCAGATACCAAAGCTCCAAGAACTGATTCAAAGCCAGGAAATAAGAGTGGACAACATCGATGTGTTCTGTGAGAAAGGTGTGTTTGGCTTGGACGACAGCCGAAAAATTTTAGAAGCTGGAAAAGCCATCGGGTTAGCTGTTAATTTTCATGGTGACGAACTTCACCCTATGAAAGCAGCAGAG CTTGGCGCGGAGGTTGGTGCAAGAGCCATTAGTCATCTTGAAGAAGTGAGCGAAGATGGAATACAAGGCATGGCTAAGGCCTCTGTTATAGCGGTTCTTCTTCCCACCACTGCATACATTCTGCGACTCAAATGTCCCCCAgcaaggaaaatgattgaatcaG GTGTTCCGGTTGCTCTTGGATCGGATTTTAACCCCAATGCATTCTGCTTGTCCATG CCTTTGACAATGCATCTTGCGTGTGTCAATCTGCGCATGACCATGGAGGAAAGCCTCGTCGCCGCTACACTCAATGCTGCTGCATCACTGGGTCGATCCCATACCCATGGGTCATTGGAGCGCGGTAAAATGGCAGACATGTTGGTTATCAATGCTCCAAG ATGGGAGCATCTTGTCTATCAGCTTGGAGGTCATGATGAACTCATAATGTTTGTCATTAAGAAAGGAAGCCTCGTGTACAAGAGACCGTGA